The window GGCCCCAGGGACATGGGCAAGGTCATGGGGCGGCTCATGCCCCAGCTCAAGGGCCGTGCCGAGGGGCAGGAGGTCAACGCCATAGTCCAGGAACTCCTCTCGGGGAAAAGGGCCTGAGGGCTTCCGCCGCCTTCTAAAATCGTCGTGCGCTTTGGCGTCATCGTCTTCCCGGGGACCTGGAGCGACAGGGACTGCTATTTCGTGCTCAAAGATGTCCTGGGCCAGCAAGTGGACTATATCTGGCACCAGGATACCGATATCTCCCGCTATGACTGCCTTATCCTCCCAGGCGGCTTCTCTTACGGCGATTACCTCCGGCCAGGGGCCATCGCCCGCTTCTCCCCGGTGATGGCGGCGGTGGAGCGCTTTGCCCGGGAGGGAAAGCTGGTGTGGGGCATCTGCAACGGCTTTCAGATACTGTGCGAGGCCGGCCTCCTTCCGGGGGTCCTCCTGCCCAATTCCAGCCTCCAGTACCGCTGCCAGTGGACCTGGCTGCGGGTGGAGAACAACAGGACCCCCTATACCCGCCTCTGCTCCCCCGGACAGGTCCTGAAGATAC of the Chloroflexota bacterium genome contains:
- the purQ gene encoding phosphoribosylformylglycinamidine synthase subunit PurQ codes for the protein MRFGVIVFPGTWSDRDCYFVLKDVLGQQVDYIWHQDTDISRYDCLILPGGFSYGDYLRPGAIARFSPVMAAVERFAREGKLVWGICNGFQILCEAGLLPGVLLPNSSLQYRCQWTWLRVENNRTPYTRLCSPGQVLKIPISHYEGRYYADAATLEELERKGRVVFRYATPQGETTADANPNGALHNIAGIINEGGNVLGMMPHPERACEALLGSEDGRPLFQSLLSRIPA